Proteins encoded together in one Amblyomma americanum isolate KBUSLIRL-KWMA chromosome 1, ASM5285725v1, whole genome shotgun sequence window:
- the LOC144125401 gene encoding uncharacterized protein LOC144125401: MYKVIHWDKFRDLLRSFSLQDDILTHVARCAEAATICCEVPSGQPIPDLLLLQLRAQRRQAERRALRTDRPEHWTLHNRLDAKGSARAWRLFRSLLEPSIQRAPYLAIAVAGGLTYQQLADKLAEALLPREPPPAGLHPRRHCVQPACSHAVDITAVCSRALTKGELSSALLHSKRRSAPGPDGVTYQMLRNLDDAMQTSLLQTYNEVWSTGRLPEAWRTALVVPVLKAGKPPADLLSYRPVSLTSDPGKLMESMALGRLEWIAAATRFLPEQQSGFRRHRCTADAIADIVSSLEDARHSHHVVCLTLLDVKGAFDNVYHEAILEAVNCLGVTGNLRGYIQGFLRDRTSCVRAGGATSTPQALTRGVPQGSVLSPMLFNLVMAQLPTCLPDGLKLPVRIAIYADDIALWCRGPRRQRDQVIKNVQRAITRVGSYLERVGLQLSPTKSEAMLLNIRPGARPGKTYLSVAGRELPWRHSCRYLGLLIDRHLTWRPAVKAFCRQATRVRGAIRSLLAGGNGITPQMGLRFFQAMAGAQFLYALPLVQMTIQQQLAIERSQRAAVRLCLGLPRGSHISATLAEAGVWPMMLQAQRTALRHAERLHLAPDGRLLLERLLGHPHSRMGKVAQEFEQLVGGQPEHLPSPPRPDLGHQFRVLMPPRGTRPKRLTPAVGLRQEAAATLEEDLAGCTQLYTDGSVLMGACPSAAAACTAPSLGESRQARLPFVASSTTAELAALHLAADILESHPALQTVAILSDSRVALQLLQEPRSRLPIVRKLAARLDSICSHGCSISLAWIPSHVGVPGNEEADALAKAAHGHRTPCSTAVVPLDVARGIAERQLLMEHPDPRVAQGKPPQRLPDKGITRPLRSQVLEGRIFGLQMSRTVAFPSKVLNGKRATFVPRICTPYAFGYNDLIIIGPCGARVAEALYGQE, from the exons ATGTACAAGGTGATCCACTGGGACAAGTTCCGGGACCTCCTTCGCAGCTTCTCCCTGCAGGACGACATCCTGACGCATGTTGCCAGGTGTGCGGAGGCTGCCACGATCTGCTGCGAGGTCCCCTCAGGTCAGCCCATCCCGGACCTACTCCTCCTCCAGCTGCGGGCACAACGGCGCCAGGCAGAGCGGAGGGCTCTCCGCACAGATCGACCCGAGCACTGGACCCTCCACAACCGGCTCGATGCAAA GGGGAGTGCCAGGGCGTGGCGTCTGTTCCGTTCGCTGCTGGAGCCTTCCATCCAGAGGGCCCCCTACCTGGCCATCGCAGTGGCAGGGGGACTCACCTACCAGCAGCTGGCGGACAAACTGGCAGAGGCCCTCCTTCCCCGGGAGCCTCCTCCAGCAGGACTCCACCCAAGGCGCCACTGCGTCCAGCCAGCCTGCAGCCATGCGGTGGACATCACGGCCGTCTGCTCCAGGGCCCTCACGAAAGGGGAGCTCTCTTCTGCCCTGCTGCACTCCAAGCGCCGCAGTGCCCCTGGACCAGATGGCGTCACGTACcagatgctgcggaacctggacGACGCCATGCAGACGAGCCTGCTCCAGACGTACAACGAGGTCTGGTCCACAGGCCGCCTGCCTGAGGCCTGGCGCACAGCCCTGGTGGTCCCGGTCCTCAAGGCGGGCAAGCCACCTGCTGACCTGCTGTCCTACAGGCCGGTGTCCTTGACCTCGGACCCAGGGAAGCTCATGGAGTCCATGGCCTTGGGGAGGCTGGAGTGGATCGCTGCGGCCACACGCTTCCTGCCCGAGCAGCAGTCTGGGTTCCGGAGGCACCGCTGTACTGCTGACGCCATAGCCGACATCGTGTCCAGCCTCGAGGATGCACGGCACTCCCACCACGTCGTCTGCCTCACACTCCTAGATGTGaagggggcatttgacaatgtctacCATGAGGCGATCCTCGAGGCCGTGAACTGCCTTGGCGTCACCGGCAACCTTCGTGGCTACATCCAGGGCTTCCTTCGGGACCGCACAAGCTGTGTTCGAGCTGGAGGCGCTACCAGCACTCCCCAGGCCCTCACCAGAGGggttccccagggcagcgtgcTGAGCCCCATGCTGTTCAACTTGGTGATGGCCCAGCTGCCCACCTGCCTCCCAGATGGCCTGAAACTACCCGTCCGCATTGCtatctacgcggacgacattgccCTATGGTGTCGCGGACCACGGCGCCAGAGGGATCAGGTCATCAAGAACGTACAGCGGGCCATCACCAGGGTCGGCTCCTACCTGGAACGGGTTGGTCTGCAGCTCTCCCCCACCAAGTCTgaggccatgctgctcaacatCCGGCCAGGAGCACGCCCAGGGAAGACCTACCTCAGCGTCGCAGGACGGGAGCTCCCATGGCGGCATTCCTGCCGCTACCTGGGCCTCCTGATCGACCGCCACCTCACCTGGCGCCCAGCCGTCAAGGCATTCTGCCGACAGGCAACCAGGGTCCGTGGCGCCATCCGGAGTCTCCTGGCTGGGGGAAACGGTATCACCCCACAAATGGGGCTCCGGTTCTTCCAGGCCATGGCAGGGGCCCAGTTCCTGTACGCCCTCCCTCTGGTCCAGATGACCATACAACAGCAGCTGGCCATCGAGCGATCTCAGAGGGCTGCAGTCCGTCTCTGTCTGGGACTTCCCCGTGGCTCCCATATCTCGGCCACACTTGCAGAGGCTGGCGTGTGGCCCATGATGCTGCAGGCCCAGCGGACTGCGCTCCGCCATGCTGAGCGTCTCCACCTCGCCCCGGACGGGCGTCTTCTCCTGGAGCGCCTCCTCGGCCACCCTCATTCTCGAATGGGGAAGGTTGCCCAGGAGTTCGAACAGCTGGTGGGTGGGCAGCCGGAGCACCTTCCTTCCCCTCCACGACCGGACCTGGGCCATCAGTTCCGGGTGCTCATGCCACCACGGGGCACCAGGCCGAAGCGCCTCACCCCTGCAGTTGGCCtccggcaggaagcagcagcgaccctggaGGAGGACCTGGCCGGCTGCACACAGCTCTACACGGACGGGTCGGTCCTCATGGGTGCTTGCCCGTCTGCCGCAGCTGCTTGCACCGCTCCTTCGTTGGGAGAAAGCCGGCAGGCCAGGCTTCCGTTCGTGGCCAGCTCGaccacagcagagctggcggccctccACCTGGCTGCCGACATCCTGGAGTCCCACCCCGCGCTGCAGACTGTGGCCATTCTGAGCGACTCCAGGGTGGCCCTTCAGCTTCTGCAAGAGCCACGGAGCCGGCTGCCCATCGTGCGCAAGCTGGCAGCCAGACTGGACAGCATCTGTTCCCATGGCTGCTCTATCTCCCTGGCCTGGATCCCCAGCCACGTTGGAGTCCCAGGGAATGAGGAGGCAGATGCCCTGGCCAAGGCTGCGCATGGACACCGTACCCCCTGCTCTACTGCTGTGGTGCCCCTGGATGTGGCCAGAGGCATCGCGGAGCGGCAGCTCCTAATGGAGCACCCCGaccccagggttgcccaagggaAACCCCCACAACGCCTGCCAGACAAGGGGATCACAAGAC